The segment CCCTCATCCTCATAGTTATCCCGCTGTTGGTACAAGATGGTTGTTTCAGAAAAAGCTAGACGAAGCAGGAGTTATCATTCAaaataaagcaagattggtggcCAAAGGAGTCACACAGATTGAAGggcttgactatgatgagacctttgctcCTGTTGCCCGTCTTAAAGCCATTAGAATCTTCCTTgattatgctgctcacaaaggctttaaggtttatcagatggatgtcaaaagttcctttcttaatggtgaacttgatattgaagtatatatcCATCAGCCTCCCGGTTTTTTCAATCTCTCATATCTGAACTACTGCTACAAACTCCGAATAGCTCTTTATGGCCTCAAGCAAGATCCCCGCGCTTGGTATGTGACTCTCACCGAATTCCTTAAGCATTCTGATTTTGAAAGAGGTATTCTCGATCCTATCCCGTTCCAAAGGTCTAATGGAAAACATCTCATGCTTGTCCAAATTTACATTCacgacatcatttttggatctatGTATTCATTAATGGTTGCTGATTTTGCTAAACTGATGGTCAATCGATTCCAAATGTATGAATCGTCAATTGAGTTTCTTTCTTGGTCTCCAAATTAAACAAACCAATGGAGGAATCTTTATTCACCAAGAAAAGTACATATCGGAATTTCTCTAGAAATATTCAATGAACACATGTGCTTCTGCCAAGGTACCTATGGGTTTCAGACATAAAATCTTTCCGGACACTTCAGGTGTTGCTATTGATGAAAAAAAGTacagaggaatgattggatcactACTCTATCTAACAACATGTCATACAGGCATCATGTTTTCAACATATTTGTGTGTCAGATTTCAAGTCAATCCAAAGATGTCTCATATCTTGGTTGTTAAGCAAATATTCCGATACCTCAAAGGTATAAAGAGTCTCCGAATCTGGTACCCATCAAATGAGAGTTTTCTCCTTCAAGCATATTCCGATTCGAACTATGGTGgtcttcaattggatagaaaaagCACATCTGGTGGCTGTCAAGCTTTGGGTGGTCATTTGGTTAGCTGGTCATCTAAGAAGCAGAACTGTATTGCACTCTCAACAGCTAAAGCGAAATATATCGCAGCTTCTAGCTGAACATCTCAAGTTCTTTAGATGAAATCACTGCTCTTGGACTATGGTTACCGGTTTCAACAAATCCCAATCTCTTGTTATTCATAAAGTGCCATTACCATTTcacacaatccaattcagcacttAATGACAAAGCACATCGATATACGGTACAATTTCATTAAATATCATGTTTTAAATGGTAACAtcgaacttatttttgttccatctgacgatgaaattgttgatgtctTTATCAAGGCATTAGatgaaaccaaattcaatggttttctaAATAAATGGGTATGATGATGCTTGATCCTTAGTTCTTTCAAGAGGTTTGTACTCTCTGATGGCAACACCAGAAAGTAAAATAGTTCCAGAGTCAAATTTTATCTCATCTTAGAACTGTTGCCTCTTGGAATAAATAAGGTCATTTTACATGCGTTTTTGTCTAAACACCTCTTGTAGTTCTAAGTTGTACAACTCAATTCATCAAATGGAGTTCATGACCAATATAGTCACATTGGTATTAATTTCATTTTGGAACCTAGTTcataagtttgttaagaagatcATCTCAGAATTTGAGTATGGAACAATATAGAACTTTCATCTCATTTTATATCAGATATCAGATCCTTCTTGTCTCAGAGTCTCATAATCTATTTAATATAAGTTCACTAAGATCTTCCTATCTTTTACCTCTAATATTCAGTCTGAATATCTATAATCTCATACTCTATATTACGTACAAGAGTTTTCATTCTAATCTTGGAAATATCTTATGTTTGCCTGTCCCAAAACCTTTGTGCTCCGAGATCATCACATAAACTCAACTCGGACCCTTAGTGCCCTGAGATCACTTCTATAATCTCATCTCGAACCTTTTTCAAGTTCTGAGACCTTATCAAAAATTCATCTTGTATATTTCCTGGTCAGAGATTCATTTTCAAAACGCCTCGGAACCTTGTGGCCCCGAAATCAATTCTTTTAAAAGAAGTTCAAAAGGTTTTTGTCATTTTGCTTTCGAAACATTTTTCTCTTAAATAACTCaaacaattattttttttaatgatgatTATCCCTTTTAATCCTCGAAAATTACACCACTTTTTGCACACAACTCCGTAAATTAAACATCCCATCACCCAAGTGACGGTTTCTATTTTGCACATCATGCCATAGTATCCTTTAGTCGTTGCAGGTCATCTCAATCCATTTTTGGCAACACATTAAATGTGGTCTGTTTCCAAATCCGGGTTTTATCATTACTATTCCAACCCAACCCATCATTTCCTGAACCTATAAATGTACCCCAAAACCTCTTTTACCCGTTATGCTCCAAAAACCCTCATATTTCTTTCTCTCTGCTAAAGTGTTCTTCAAAGCTTCAAAACCTACAACAATTTCTTCCTTACAATATGTTCCCAAAGTTTCCATATCCTCTCCAAAGAATAAGTCTTCCAAAGGGTCTGCCTCGTCCTTTTCGAATAAACCCTTCCTAAGGGATATAACTCAGCTCTTCTCTCTCGACCCCATTGACTACGTCGAGTCCACCCGGGTCACGATTGAGTTTATCGGTCATCACCCCATCTCAGTTCCAGCCACCAAAGTTCTAGACCTACTGATTCCTCTTTGTCTTCTCCACACAACTTTTGAATGAATCAAGATCGAGAATGATGTTCTCGAGACGAAAAGCATATGTGATCATATTGTGCCTATTCACAAGTCCACTTTCATGAAAGTGATTGGAATTCATGAAAACCCTCAAGGCTTTAAGGTCCAAGAACCATCTACCGAAGAGTTTTAGATGTTCCTTAATCACATTGGGTATACAAAAGACTTTAAGGAgaagaagttcaagaaatcagTTGTTTCAAGCCATTGGATAGTCTTCATGCATTCCATTCTTAGAGGTCTATCTGGGAAGCATGGTGGTACAGACACTCTCAGCAAGGATTGGCATTATGTTGTGTACAATATTTTCTTAGGAAACACAACGTTGTAGATCTCATAGAAGTGTTGTGGCAAGTCTTTCAGAAGTTTTCCATCAATCGCAAGCCTCACGAGATTTCGAGTCCGAGATTTTAGGCTCTGGCCATCTAATAATTGTACCATGAAAGAAGTGAACCAATTCCTATGGATACGATTTCGAAAGAGGTATTTCTCTCCTTTAAACCTATCAAGTCTTATCGCCTTCCGGGCCAAACATCTTTCGGACCCATTAGGCGATTTATGAAACACATGCTAGCCACCCTACCTTCCGGGTCCATTCATTTAAAACAACATTTGGAGACTTCAATTGTGTATAGCCCTACACAATCCACCATTTTCTCCATTTAGCCCATATCCGACGTGGCCAAGGCTATTCCATCTTGTGGTAAGAAAAAGAAATATGCCAAATGCAAGACCTCTCCTTCTAAACCCAAATCCAAAAAGAGATCCAAAGTCGGTTCTTCCTCTCAAAAGGAAGGAACCAAAGACATTCCGACTGACTCTGGACATCCTCTTACCCCTCCTACCCACTCTTCCAAAGTACCCTTCAGAGTTTCAAAATCACAATCACACACTCACGGGGAGtctccacataatccaccctcaccttcccAACAAAGTGTTGTTGGTGTTGAACAAAGTTCCTTGCCCCTGGAACAAATCCACAAGTCAACATGGAAAACCACATTCTTTCATTACAAGCGCGGTCCGAGATCCCTGTCTCGAACCGTAAGCATTCTGAAGCAGGAGTTGTCCCTCCTACCTCAGAATCCATAACTGGTCTGATACCTGGTAAAGGTACAGGACGACCAGGTGCTAATGATCCTCTTCGGGAAGATTTTGTTGTAAGGGAACATACGAGGCATCCTGAACTTACCAGACCTCAAGTTGAAACAACTCTCATCTCGATGAGAAACATGGCCATCTAGAGCAACTTGCCCTTTGTTGTTCCAACTGATGTAGTCATAAATTTAGAGTTTGCCTTCGGAGAAACACCAGATAACATCGTCTCAAACGATACTCCCAAGACTCAACCACATGATGCTTTGCATCCCGATCTTGATGAAGAACTTTTAGATGAAGTTTTGTTCAATGATGATAATACTTTAATTGCTGCTCAACCACTGTTTTCCTCACTTCATCTCCTAACCAATCCATATTCTTCAAGACAAATGTATGAGTTTGGGATCTCCTTTTGTTCTTCCGAACCTGTGGATGAAGAGATCAAGATTGACGATCAAGCCCATATGCATCTCAGAGGTGAAACAGAGTCTACTCCTCGCAAGGCGGATAATATAGGCAATGCAACTCAGGTCGGCCCCTCTGAACCACCTGTCAACCAAGAAGATGATATATCAAAGTATTGGACCTCCACTTTGGATATGGAATCATCAGTTGGTAATTATGTTGATCCTTTTTCCCTTTTGGAACTCCGAGACAATGTCTTTGATGCTATAAAGAATGTTGAATCAATTAAAACCTCAGTGGCCATACTCGATGCCAAGATTGATGAAATGGTTTCTAGTCTAGAATCCAAGCTAGATGCAATTTTAAATTCTTTATCTGAAGCTCAACTCGATCAACTTATCTCACTCTGCCTCAAACATACCATCGAGGAGGTTGAAAAAAAATATGATGCATCTCTCGATCATTACCTTGACATAATCACTATAATGTTGAATGTTCATGATGATCTTATCGGTGCTACAAATGAGCTCATCAAACAGACCCAcgtccaccatgaaaaacaaatccAAAGACTAGAGAAGGAGATCCACAAAAAAAATGAGATGAATCTGATCATACAACAAGTCCTTATCAAGCTCCTTTGGGCATCCTGGAACATTGTGGATGTCCCAAATAACAAATTTGATGAGATGCTATTGATTCTTGGCCAACTCTTCGATCACCTCAAAGCTCATGCTCCCACAACTAAAGCTTATGATGCTCTGACCCTACAGATGAATAAACGTTTTTAAAAGGTGTTCGACAAGTTCTCGGATCTCAAAGCCTCTACATTGCTTGCACATTGCCAGATCATCCattgcaagagggggagaaggccCCAGCAGGAGAAGTCAAGCCTTTCCCTGGAAACCTGTCTCGGAGTATAAACTCCGAGATGAAAACTCTGATGACTCTTTACAAGTTCATTCAGGTTCTCcaaatgacgatgatgatgaagaagataatTACATCTCGAATGCCATCATAGGGATTCCAACACCAAAGAAGTTCCCAACAAAAATACTTTTCGAGGAAGAAAAACGATTATGGTCAGTAGTCTCATGGCCATCAACTCTGGCTGATGTACTTCAAAGAAGTCGAGAAGTGGCTAAGGCTAAAACCAAACTAACGGTTGACGGCTTCCGAGCCACCACATCGATGCTGCCTCTGATTCCTTCGCCCAAGATTGCTCCTATCGATGAAGGCTTTTCTCTTCAGAAGCTTATTGATATTCCAGAAGAGCCTTTGCCTTCGTCTCCTCTAAAATTCGTCATAGATGAGAATATGTGACACATTCTATCGATCCCAAAACAAACAAAAAGACAAGGGAAAGAATTCCATCTTAGAATTTCCCTACTCCGGCACTCCCATAAAAGAGAAAAATGGTTGGTACCAGGAAGAAATAAATCAAGCTCTTGAGGAAAGCATCCGGATCCATGCCTTCAAAGATGATCCTCATCCGATGCTAGGGATTTCCCCTCTTTGTTGAGAAGGGATTATACATGATTTGGAGATAGTGCCATTTATGTACTATGGTCTTCCCAACCAAGATTTGGACCAGATTGatcttcctctctctccataCAACAAATTCTACACTAAGTTCGCTCCTCTCCACCCAGAAGATGATCTACCAATGATCATTTGAACTGAACGTGAATGATTGAAGACCTTTTATTCTAAGAATGCACTTCCCCAAAAACAAGTATGGTATCGGAAAAGGATCACCAAGATTTCTAGGTTCGGAAGGAAAATCTTAACTAAATTCGAACCGAACTGTGTGCTGTTCCGATACCACATCTTCCGGAACAACTAAACTCAAAAAACCATCACCAACACCGATTTCCCAGCAATCAATCCCAATGGCATCCTGGGGATAGCTTCACATTTCAGAAGACACCAAGTCGACGATCTTAGCATGGGAGCTTACCATGCTGCTTTATGTTTCCTCAAAGATTATGTCATTGAATTTTGTCGGTGTGTGTAACGTCGAAAAATTTCgatcaatttaaaacattttaattcactcaaaaaccattaagttaacACAACTtgtttttttcaaaatagttcaaacatcagagtatttcccagaaccatatcataagaacataaaacatgaggagcggtacgatcatgccttcgccttgccacaatctcctgaagtacctgaaacaataaaccacaactgtaagcctgaaagcttagtgagttcccctaaagtacccaTACATACATAAACATACGCATACAACAAAGAACAACGTAGTATGGGTCCATTGAACCTTctggttggaatacccctggccctcaaccttcaggttggaatgcctacatactaCGAGCCCAATCATTCTACTGGGATGGAATACTCTAGCCCACAACCATCTGGTTGGAATGCCCATACACCTATACATAATACAATTACTATTATGGGTCTAATCATCTCgcaagatggaataccctaggcccctcaaccattgggttggaatgccaacatactatgagtccaatcatcctaccgggatggaatactcctagtCCACAACAATCAGGTTCGAATGCCCCACATTCTATACATACAGTAACTACTACTACTATGGGCCCAATCgtccctcaggatggaataccccaggcccctcaaccatcgggttggaatgccaacctactatgagtccaatcatcctaccgggatggaatactcctggcccacaaccattgggATGGAAGGCCCCTACACTAGCAAACAAGCACTCATAACAGGCAACCACATAACATTCTACAGAACCGacatactagggccctatcatcctatcatgatggaataccctctgctactGCTTAACATACATATTCCATAGGTAACCTCCTACCAGCGTACATAAGGCAATACCAACTACAAGTCTATACTTATAACCACTACCCAACTACCAGGGTGCTGATCCAACATAACTAGCCATCACTTAACTATCCATTCctctaggatactaagctaacaaaGCATATCCTCATACAttatcctatctactaggatactagcaagcatatcaACACATAAGCATAACAATCTCTAACCAACAattcaaagggccgaccttggtgccttagacccttgagtacagtgaggataactcacctgaaatgaagaaCCCAACCACGGAAGCACACACCCAAAGCACTACTCCAAACTCCAACACTTTTTATCATCAATGGACCATTGACATAAATAACCAAATACCATAACACCcttgaaggtcaaagtcaacgtccaggccaaagtcaaacttcctgactaACTCttctcgccgagtcaacccgttgactcgtcgagtccttatactcTGAAAACTCTtagaacacgactcaactcgccgagtcaccccaagactcatcgagtccactgaTTCGAGGCTTAAACAGAAGAGGTTAGGGTTCCGCAACCAgaatcgctgagtccaagaacagactcgccgagtctaaggcagtCTTCAACAGACTCTCCAAgtttttcttccaactcgccgagtccatgctcatgttcatacaaatcgtcgagtacacccatgtgacttgacgagtctctccaattctcaatccatacagaggcttttcgagccatgcaggggcttcAATCCA is part of the Lactuca sativa cultivar Salinas chromosome 7, Lsat_Salinas_v11, whole genome shotgun sequence genome and harbors:
- the LOC111883809 gene encoding uncharacterized mitochondrial protein AtMg00810-like; the encoded protein is MNTCASAKVPMGFRHKIFPDTSGVAIDEKKYRGMIGSLLYLTTCHTGIMFSTYLCVRFQVNPKMSHILVVKQIFRYLKGIKSLRIWYPSNESFLLQAYSDSNYGGLQLDRKSTSGGCQALGGHLVSWSSKKQNCIALSTAKAKYIAASS